From a single Methylacidiphilum kamchatkense Kam1 genomic region:
- a CDS encoding protoglobin domain-containing protein, producing the protein MHANIVAVTQFILEQMPESCRFDPEDGEKLLSLRPYLYPLEDKLVKGFYDLLYSHPPTASIFDPTEREKREWTLRNWWRRTLDGPFDLQYWTWQAAVGIIHIRRKVKNPMMIGMWGWILNFIGKEISNYLSYNEFLSATEVLHRLAATAQALTAESYLHHYLIALSQATGTELQLLDRLVLIELDQIQEILSQRR; encoded by the coding sequence ATGCATGCCAACATAGTTGCTGTCACTCAATTCATTCTTGAGCAGATGCCAGAAAGTTGCCGTTTCGACCCGGAAGATGGAGAAAAACTGCTCTCATTAAGGCCTTACCTTTATCCTCTAGAAGACAAACTTGTCAAAGGATTTTATGACCTTCTGTATAGTCATCCTCCAACGGCTTCTATTTTTGATCCAACGGAAAGAGAAAAAAGGGAATGGACGCTTAGAAATTGGTGGAGACGAACCTTAGATGGTCCCTTTGATCTACAATACTGGACCTGGCAAGCAGCGGTCGGAATTATTCACATTCGGAGAAAAGTCAAAAATCCAATGATGATAGGGATGTGGGGCTGGATATTGAATTTCATTGGGAAAGAAATTTCAAATTATCTTTCCTACAATGAATTTCTAAGCGCTACCGAAGTCTTGCACCGGCTGGCGGCAACAGCCCAAGCATTGACTGCCGAAAGTTATTTGCACCACTACCTTATTGCTCTTTCCCAAGCAACAGGTACAGAGCTGCAACTCCTTGACCGGCTTGTTCTTATTGAATTAGATCAGATCCAGGAAATTTTGTCCCAAAGACGCTGA
- the ispF gene encoding 2-C-methyl-D-erythritol 2,4-cyclodiphosphate synthase, whose protein sequence is MIRTGIGYDVHKLVKGRKLVIGGVEIPFEFGLLGHSDGDVLIHAMADAILGAIGKRDIGFFFPNSEQRWKDVSSLVFLNEISQLLSKENWKVENIDSVVICEQPKLSPFIDEMKIKISLSLGIDPSQIGIKATTNEKLGFLGRAEGIAAFASCLLSSAPVPSYASP, encoded by the coding sequence ATGATCAGAACAGGAATTGGATATGATGTGCATAAGCTGGTTAAAGGAAGAAAACTGGTTATTGGTGGAGTAGAAATACCTTTTGAATTTGGTCTTTTGGGACACTCAGATGGCGACGTGTTGATTCATGCAATGGCGGATGCTATCCTTGGAGCTATTGGCAAAAGAGATATTGGCTTCTTTTTCCCTAATTCGGAGCAAAGATGGAAAGACGTTTCTAGTTTAGTTTTTTTAAATGAAATTAGCCAGCTGCTTTCGAAAGAAAATTGGAAAGTTGAAAATATAGACTCTGTCGTTATTTGTGAACAGCCAAAACTGTCCCCTTTTATCGATGAAATGAAAATAAAAATTAGTTTGTCCTTAGGAATCGATCCTTCCCAAATTGGGATTAAAGCAACAACCAACGAAAAACTTGGGTTTCTTGGAAGAGCTGAGGGAATCGCTGCTTTTGCTAGCTGCCTTCTCTCTAGTGCTCCTGTTCCTTCCTATGCTTCCCCTTGA
- a CDS encoding NAD(P)-dependent oxidoreductase — MSVHKIALIGTGLLGHSIAERWLLTSHSLLVYNRTASKAMDLIALGAKLCSSVSEAIEAANAIFLVLSDATVTKNLLFESNVPSAFHGKTFFQMGTISPEESEELALKIQEKGGSFVELPVLGSKNEAKSGTLLLMFGGSEEEYHRWYPLLSALGKVFFTGDPRKAAVLKLALNQLIISSIIAFSTSFSMVLKERIDPELFMEILRKSSLYCATFDKKLPRILNKDYSSANFTLKLLLKDLTLCLKETEKLSIQSEPLKAYEKLIRKAIDQGFENCDYSSVFEAIYQIL; from the coding sequence GTGAGCGTTCATAAAATTGCTCTCATAGGGACGGGTCTACTTGGGCATAGCATAGCTGAAAGATGGCTCCTTACTAGCCACTCTCTTTTGGTTTACAACCGTACCGCTTCAAAAGCAATGGATCTTATCGCTCTTGGAGCAAAGTTGTGCAGCTCTGTCTCTGAAGCCATAGAAGCTGCCAATGCTATTTTCCTTGTCCTTTCTGATGCCACCGTTACTAAAAATCTCCTTTTTGAGTCTAACGTGCCAAGTGCTTTCCATGGAAAAACTTTCTTTCAAATGGGAACCATTAGCCCTGAGGAATCCGAAGAGCTAGCGCTCAAAATCCAAGAAAAAGGAGGGTCTTTTGTCGAACTACCTGTATTAGGGAGCAAAAACGAAGCAAAGAGTGGAACCCTTCTGTTAATGTTTGGAGGCAGTGAAGAAGAATACCACCGTTGGTATCCGCTTTTATCAGCGCTGGGTAAAGTTTTTTTTACAGGGGATCCAAGAAAAGCTGCTGTTTTGAAACTCGCCTTGAATCAACTTATTATTTCTTCTATTATTGCCTTTTCTACAAGCTTCTCCATGGTCTTAAAAGAAAGGATCGATCCTGAGCTATTTATGGAAATCCTCCGAAAAAGTAGTCTTTATTGTGCGACTTTCGATAAAAAACTGCCTCGAATTCTAAACAAAGATTATTCTTCAGCTAATTTTACTTTAAAGCTACTCTTAAAAGACTTAACATTATGCTTGAAGGAAACAGAAAAGCTTTCGATCCAATCGGAGCCTTTAAAAGCCTACGAAAAGCTTATCCGCAAGGCTATCGATCAAGGTTTTGAAAATTGCGATTATTCTTCTGTTTTCGAAGCCATTTATCAAATCCTATGA
- a CDS encoding cupin domain-containing protein has product MNNQSMEIRIEKNPTQQRLKELGISHWPIWEKEVSKFDWHYPEEETCYLLEGEAIISSANNKPIRIVQGDLVVFPKGLSCQWEIVKKVKKHYKIG; this is encoded by the coding sequence ATGAATAATCAATCCATGGAAATTCGAATAGAAAAAAATCCTACCCAGCAACGGCTAAAGGAACTTGGAATCAGTCATTGGCCGATATGGGAAAAAGAGGTTTCTAAATTCGACTGGCATTATCCAGAAGAAGAAACTTGTTATCTACTGGAAGGAGAAGCAATCATTTCTAGTGCCAATAATAAGCCCATTCGAATTGTTCAAGGCGATCTGGTCGTTTTTCCTAAAGGACTCTCTTGTCAGTGGGAAATAGTAAAAAAAGTAAAAAAACATTATAAAATCGGTTAG
- a CDS encoding GAF domain-containing protein, giving the protein MKSASEDKNNVLTAKKASLLSINKIKRLLTVQGVIRHFLKIAIDLTQSDSGSFVLFNPNTGFLDIEASFGLKRRAKKTKLRVGEGITGWVATSGKTLRIDDVSKDWRYVSIDPRIRSELAVPIEWQSTIVGVLNVDSHEKCHYRPQHEKQLETIASEAAQWLSYAWEIEKLRQQAKQLSTLIEIGRTIVSQEDLEKTLEGVVRNAVFFMNANKGKLFLLNREKSELLLIASYDSNKEDIKKEKMVISLSESIFGVVVKKCKPLAIQDIHEESLMHCPEFALENEMVSFLAVPLVFGKECQGLLAIFTATPHRFSNSQIQLLQTLADLSAVALAKARLLERIVQTEENLREGERLLSLGLLAAEIAHEIRNPLTVIHMLLHSLKMRIKEDPVSQRDLEVLEKKMSQLNRIVDQVLVIGRSTEPALEVMKVEEIIDDVLLLSRHKLAGQRIEVQTKISPLLPNLKADRAQVEQAVLNLILNAIQAMGEGGRLEIIAEIQHNDAEPYLAIRVKDTGSGMTQAEIEDIFVPFLTRKKEGTGLGLAIVQKIMENHRGKVEVHSTLGQGSTFSLLFPLLD; this is encoded by the coding sequence ATGAAAAGTGCATCTGAGGATAAAAACAACGTCTTGACAGCCAAAAAAGCTAGTCTGTTGTCCATAAACAAAATCAAACGACTGCTTACTGTCCAAGGGGTGATCCGGCATTTTTTAAAAATAGCCATTGACCTCACCCAATCTGACAGTGGCTCCTTTGTCTTATTCAATCCAAATACAGGTTTTCTTGATATCGAAGCAAGCTTTGGGCTCAAGCGAAGAGCTAAAAAGACGAAACTTAGGGTGGGGGAAGGGATTACCGGCTGGGTAGCAACTTCTGGAAAGACCCTGCGAATTGACGACGTTTCAAAGGATTGGCGTTATGTTTCCATTGATCCAAGGATACGTTCCGAGCTGGCGGTGCCGATCGAGTGGCAGTCAACCATCGTAGGGGTGCTGAATGTCGATAGTCATGAAAAATGTCATTATCGGCCACAACACGAAAAGCAATTAGAAACCATTGCTTCTGAAGCAGCACAGTGGCTTTCCTATGCCTGGGAAATAGAGAAATTGCGTCAACAGGCCAAGCAGCTTTCTACCTTGATTGAGATTGGACGAACGATCGTTTCTCAAGAAGACTTAGAAAAAACCTTAGAAGGAGTGGTTCGCAATGCGGTCTTTTTTATGAACGCGAATAAGGGCAAGCTATTTTTGCTGAATCGGGAAAAGTCAGAGCTCCTTCTCATTGCTTCCTATGATAGCAATAAGGAAGACATAAAAAAAGAGAAGATGGTCATTTCGTTAAGCGAATCGATTTTTGGAGTCGTCGTTAAAAAATGCAAGCCCTTAGCCATTCAAGATATTCATGAAGAATCTTTGATGCATTGTCCGGAGTTTGCTTTGGAAAATGAAATGGTCTCATTCTTAGCAGTCCCTTTGGTATTCGGCAAAGAGTGTCAAGGGCTTCTTGCCATTTTTACCGCTACTCCGCATCGATTTTCAAACAGTCAAATTCAACTTCTCCAAACCCTAGCTGATCTTTCCGCAGTGGCCCTAGCCAAGGCTAGGCTTTTAGAAAGAATTGTTCAAACCGAAGAGAACCTGAGGGAAGGAGAAAGATTGCTTTCCTTGGGACTGCTTGCGGCGGAAATCGCTCATGAAATCAGAAATCCTCTGACCGTCATCCATATGCTTCTCCATAGTCTTAAGATGAGAATCAAGGAAGATCCAGTTTCTCAGAGGGATTTAGAGGTCCTCGAAAAAAAGATGAGTCAACTCAATCGGATTGTAGACCAAGTCCTTGTTATTGGAAGGTCCACCGAGCCTGCTTTGGAAGTAATGAAAGTGGAAGAGATCATCGATGACGTCCTCCTTCTTTCACGCCATAAACTGGCGGGGCAGAGGATTGAGGTGCAGACCAAAATATCTCCCTTGCTCCCTAACCTAAAAGCGGATAGAGCGCAAGTTGAGCAGGCTGTGCTCAATCTTATTCTCAATGCAATTCAAGCTATGGGAGAAGGAGGCAGGTTGGAAATTATAGCTGAAATTCAACACAATGATGCCGAGCCTTACTTAGCCATCCGAGTAAAGGATACAGGTTCTGGAATGACCCAAGCAGAAATTGAAGACATTTTCGTTCCTTTTCTCACACGGAAAAAGGAAGGAACCGGACTGGGGCTGGCGATTGTCCAAAAAATTATGGAAAATCACAGAGGCAAAGTCGAGGTCCATTCCACCTTAGGGCAAGGAAGCACTTTTTCCCTACTTTTCCCTCTCCTTGATTAG
- the glnD gene encoding [protein-PII] uridylyltransferase, with protein MSSFDKSLKEIEKELIQSKKKPKDLVLFYKNFLKKELHHLRMEGALGTSGKSIARKRAELFMVILTHMWEMALEQLFSPMAFEEPSVALVAVGGFGRKELSPASDIDLLFLYDPQKGAEDVIYELIHKILYFLWDIGLDVGHSTHQLEEIIAWANRDLQTKTALLDADLICGSQQLWERFQRIFEPSCINGKEKEFIEWRLEDLKEQHRKYGATVLVQEPNIKWGCGGLRDYQSLFWIARVKEKITQKEQIVSEKWMELKDWEKLENAYDFLLRVREELHFREKRKFDLLTLGSQGKIATALGYPQKDILARVEEFMRHFYDHALQIYLIANTTAQAIAAQKKGFLSKGRTSKPFGSFAIENHSLEVVNPEKLTENPLLILKAFSFIQRWGLKIGPTLKIQIKNRLHLIHANFLRRRDVRNLIRLIFSRKGQVGEVCRQMHEIGLLGKLFPEFAPLRCLVQHEFFHRYTADEHTLKAIEVIDSLLGAKEAPYKNFASLFHQLQNPFILYLAILLHDTGRAANRRKHHEELSAVNAMNAAKRLRLSAEELSDLVFLVDQHLLMGQIAVRRNLEDEETILDFARRVGSQQRLDMLLLLTFADQEGTGESKNWTSWKNLLLWELYHQTSRALANREEFIIERRKSIEQIKEKTKARLSSRIDEEEVEAHFNNLPLRYFQTFSEEAISIHIELIHRFFMNQIDSSSNVLAPVVKWIDKPELDHSEVIIVTWDRLGVFSRICGSFSILGLSILSADIHTRNDGIVLDVFKVCTSNKEFASKEQYKNAFCKILEKAFLSESFDITEQLTKNRTIIKEDFEGEFPTSITFDQDSSKKYTILDIQTPDKPALLYRISNALLALGIEIVSARIATEKGAALDTFYIVNKNGEKIVKDEEIKEILRNIRKAVGI; from the coding sequence ATGAGTTCATTCGATAAGTCATTAAAGGAAATAGAAAAAGAACTGATCCAAAGCAAGAAAAAGCCAAAGGATCTTGTTTTGTTTTACAAAAATTTTCTTAAAAAAGAATTGCATCATTTGCGAATGGAGGGGGCTTTAGGGACTAGCGGCAAATCGATTGCTAGGAAGCGGGCAGAACTCTTCATGGTCATATTGACCCATATGTGGGAAATGGCTTTAGAACAACTCTTTTCCCCTATGGCCTTTGAAGAGCCATCCGTTGCGCTTGTGGCGGTAGGTGGGTTTGGAAGAAAAGAGCTTTCTCCAGCTAGTGACATCGATTTGCTCTTCTTGTATGATCCTCAAAAAGGGGCAGAGGATGTTATTTATGAATTAATCCACAAGATTCTATATTTTTTGTGGGATATAGGATTGGATGTAGGACATTCGACCCATCAACTAGAAGAAATTATTGCTTGGGCAAATCGAGATTTGCAAACGAAGACGGCTCTCCTTGATGCCGATTTGATTTGCGGTTCACAACAGCTATGGGAAAGATTTCAAAGGATTTTTGAGCCTTCCTGTATCAATGGGAAAGAAAAGGAGTTCATCGAATGGCGTTTGGAAGATCTCAAAGAACAGCATAGGAAATATGGAGCGACGGTATTGGTTCAGGAGCCTAACATCAAATGGGGCTGTGGTGGCCTTCGAGATTACCAAAGTCTTTTTTGGATCGCTAGAGTCAAAGAAAAGATCACCCAAAAAGAACAGATTGTTAGCGAGAAATGGATGGAGCTAAAAGATTGGGAAAAATTAGAAAATGCCTATGATTTTTTGCTTCGGGTTCGGGAAGAACTCCATTTTCGAGAAAAAAGAAAATTTGATCTCTTGACTTTAGGAAGTCAGGGGAAAATTGCCACGGCCTTAGGATATCCGCAAAAAGATATTTTGGCACGGGTCGAAGAGTTCATGCGACACTTTTATGATCATGCGCTTCAAATTTATCTTATTGCCAATACGACTGCTCAGGCAATTGCTGCTCAAAAAAAAGGCTTTCTTTCTAAAGGGAGGACGAGCAAGCCTTTTGGCTCTTTTGCTATAGAAAACCATAGCCTGGAAGTTGTTAATCCAGAAAAATTGACTGAAAATCCCCTACTTATCCTCAAAGCCTTTTCTTTTATCCAACGGTGGGGACTAAAAATAGGACCTACCTTAAAAATCCAGATTAAAAATAGGTTGCATTTAATTCATGCCAATTTTTTGCGTCGTCGAGATGTTCGGAATTTAATTCGGCTCATATTTTCCAGAAAAGGCCAGGTTGGAGAAGTCTGTCGACAAATGCATGAGATTGGATTACTTGGAAAACTTTTTCCAGAATTTGCCCCCTTACGCTGTCTTGTCCAACATGAGTTCTTTCATCGCTATACGGCTGACGAGCATACCCTGAAGGCTATCGAAGTCATCGATTCCCTCCTTGGGGCAAAAGAAGCCCCTTATAAAAACTTTGCCTCTTTGTTTCATCAATTACAGAATCCTTTTATACTCTATTTGGCCATTCTTTTACACGATACAGGCAGGGCAGCCAATCGAAGAAAGCATCATGAAGAACTGAGTGCGGTCAATGCCATGAATGCAGCCAAACGGCTCAGATTGTCTGCTGAAGAGCTTTCCGATCTTGTTTTTTTGGTGGACCAACATCTTTTGATGGGACAGATAGCCGTCAGACGAAATCTGGAGGATGAGGAAACAATTTTAGATTTTGCTCGGCGGGTCGGCTCTCAGCAAAGATTGGATATGCTCCTGTTATTAACGTTTGCGGATCAAGAAGGGACAGGGGAATCCAAAAATTGGACAAGCTGGAAAAATCTGCTTTTGTGGGAGCTTTATCATCAAACCTCACGAGCATTGGCTAACAGAGAAGAGTTTATTATCGAACGGAGAAAATCGATCGAGCAGATAAAAGAAAAAACGAAGGCGAGGCTTTCTTCTCGAATCGACGAGGAAGAAGTAGAAGCGCATTTTAATAATCTGCCTTTACGGTATTTTCAAACTTTTTCCGAAGAAGCCATCTCTATTCATATCGAGCTCATTCACCGTTTCTTTATGAATCAAATTGACTCCAGTTCCAATGTATTAGCCCCGGTGGTGAAGTGGATCGATAAACCCGAATTAGATCATTCTGAAGTGATTATTGTCACATGGGATAGGTTAGGAGTTTTTTCTAGGATCTGTGGCAGTTTTTCTATTCTTGGTCTTTCCATTTTAAGCGCTGATATCCATACGCGCAACGATGGCATTGTCCTCGATGTGTTTAAAGTGTGCACTTCCAACAAGGAGTTTGCTTCTAAAGAGCAGTACAAAAATGCTTTTTGTAAAATCCTTGAAAAAGCCTTTCTTAGCGAATCATTTGATATTACTGAGCAGCTTACTAAAAACAGGACCATTATCAAAGAGGATTTCGAAGGAGAATTTCCTACCTCCATTACTTTCGATCAGGATTCCTCTAAAAAATACACTATCCTGGATATTCAAACCCCTGATAAACCAGCTCTTCTGTACAGAATCTCTAATGCGCTCTTAGCGTTAGGCATAGAAATTGTTTCAGCTCGAATCGCTACCGAAAAAGGAGCCGCTTTAGATACGTTTTATATAGTGAACAAAAATGGGGAAAAAATAGTTAAGGATGAAGAGATAAAGGAAATTTTAAGGAATATTCGAAAGGCTGTCGGAATTTAG
- a CDS encoding pyridoxine 5'-phosphate synthase produces MIQLGLNIDHVATLRQARYKHNPFAFNAEPSPLEAAKIAQDAGAHSITAHLREDRRHIQLEDMQLLRSAVKHLNMEMAPISEMVEIALQIKPEEVCLVPEKREEVTTEGGLDVVSHLPSIRKVVSELSQANIIVSLFIDPDPDQIKAAKQTGAHCIELHTGQYAMATDLEFIEKEIEKHKQCALLAHELQLQVNAGHGLNYKNVSRYIRSVPFLHTLNIGHAIISAALFLGLENALKKMLSLIEKAA; encoded by the coding sequence ATGATTCAACTTGGACTCAACATCGATCATGTTGCAACGCTCAGGCAGGCAAGGTATAAACATAACCCTTTTGCTTTTAATGCTGAGCCATCACCCCTCGAAGCTGCAAAAATAGCTCAGGATGCAGGAGCCCACTCTATCACAGCTCATCTGCGGGAGGACAGGCGGCATATTCAGCTAGAAGATATGCAACTTCTCCGCTCTGCGGTCAAACATTTGAATATGGAAATGGCTCCCATCTCCGAAATGGTCGAAATAGCCTTGCAGATTAAACCAGAGGAGGTTTGCTTGGTTCCAGAAAAAAGAGAAGAAGTTACAACCGAAGGCGGCCTGGATGTGGTTAGCCACCTCCCATCAATCAGGAAGGTGGTATCGGAACTTTCTCAAGCCAACATCATTGTCAGCCTTTTTATAGATCCCGATCCCGACCAGATAAAAGCCGCCAAGCAAACGGGCGCCCATTGTATTGAACTGCATACGGGCCAATATGCCATGGCTACTGATTTAGAATTCATCGAAAAAGAAATTGAAAAACATAAGCAATGCGCTTTGCTTGCCCATGAATTGCAGCTACAGGTTAATGCAGGCCATGGGCTAAACTATAAAAATGTTAGTCGATATATTCGTTCCGTTCCCTTCCTTCACACGCTCAACATTGGCCATGCGATTATTTCGGCAGCCCTCTTTTTAGGTCTTGAAAATGCTCTAAAGAAAATGCTTAGCTTGATCGAAAAAGCCGCTTAA
- the acpS gene encoding holo-ACP synthase, with translation MDIIAVGIDLVENSRIESVLSRFGDRFLKKIYRESELAYCFSMANPIPHLSVRFAAKEAAIKALGSPIAYWKDIEVLAKKNRAPQLFFHGEVLKLSSSKGVSSTYISLSHCRSTSAAVVILTG, from the coding sequence ATGGATATCATAGCCGTTGGAATCGATTTGGTGGAGAACAGTCGGATTGAATCGGTTTTAAGCCGTTTTGGGGACCGATTTTTAAAAAAGATTTATAGAGAATCCGAACTGGCCTATTGCTTTTCAATGGCCAATCCCATTCCTCATCTTTCAGTTCGATTTGCAGCAAAAGAGGCCGCGATCAAAGCTCTAGGAAGTCCTATCGCTTATTGGAAAGATATTGAAGTGCTTGCTAAGAAAAATCGAGCACCCCAACTTTTCTTTCATGGGGAAGTTCTTAAACTCTCTTCTTCAAAAGGCGTAAGCTCTACCTACATCAGCCTTTCTCATTGCCGTTCGACCAGTGCTGCCGTCGTCATTCTCACGGGTTGA
- a CDS encoding helix-turn-helix transcriptional regulator has product MYSEEAQVEFRPGTVGFYALTDKDLRAERIGGEYAQFVTVEWSRNALAQELKGLEEWLLPSVKAWLEGKREEPLIGNPHEISFSLESRLEILLSGTLSQPALSLYAHAISLEAAAEVLFEPMHTEEKICPLSPAHKLIVSKAKEYLKVHFTSAIRLSDLARYLGVSPSYLSRLFSKETGMSIPVYVRNLRIEKAAELLKRGDYNVTEAAFAVGYSSLSYFSKVFCQVMGCCPCVYPSPKRLVKK; this is encoded by the coding sequence GTGTATTCGGAGGAGGCACAAGTAGAGTTTCGACCTGGAACGGTAGGTTTTTATGCGCTTACAGATAAGGACCTACGCGCTGAAAGAATCGGCGGGGAATATGCGCAGTTTGTCACAGTGGAATGGTCAAGAAATGCTCTGGCACAGGAACTTAAAGGATTGGAAGAATGGCTTTTGCCATCGGTAAAAGCCTGGCTAGAGGGAAAAAGAGAAGAACCGTTAATCGGCAATCCTCATGAAATTTCCTTTTCTTTGGAATCACGTCTGGAAATTCTTTTGTCTGGGACTCTTTCTCAACCAGCTCTCTCTCTTTATGCTCATGCTATTTCCTTGGAAGCAGCGGCAGAAGTCCTCTTTGAGCCTATGCATACGGAAGAAAAGATCTGTCCGCTTTCTCCAGCTCATAAGTTGATTGTCAGTAAGGCAAAAGAATATCTTAAAGTACACTTCACAAGCGCTATTCGGCTTTCTGATTTAGCTCGGTATCTGGGAGTAAGTCCTTCTTACTTAAGTCGACTTTTTTCTAAGGAAACAGGAATGTCTATTCCTGTGTATGTTAGAAATTTGCGCATAGAAAAAGCTGCCGAGCTATTGAAAAGAGGCGATTATAATGTTACCGAAGCTGCTTTCGCTGTTGGCTATTCAAGCCTGAGTTATTTCAGTAAGGTCTTCTGTCAAGTCATGGGTTGTTGTCCCTGCGTCTATCCTTCCCCAAAGAGGTTAGTGAAAAAATAA
- a CDS encoding response regulator, producing the protein MKPQKFEQSEAMNKERQMPHAVLVIDDEPQMLKLLRLILETKGYRVYVAAKGEEGILEAAQRRPDLIILDLLLPDISGITVIQRIREWSQVPILVLSAVDQEKEKVQALDSGADDYLTKPFGDEELMARMRVLFRRLQPQECLQVFRTDGLEVDLVHRRVFFNKKEVHLTATEYSILRLLIRHAGKVLTHRQILQEIWGPHSVEQIHYLRVYMARLREKIEENSVQPKLLLTEPGIGYRLMILDPADTASK; encoded by the coding sequence ATGAAACCTCAAAAGTTTGAACAGTCAGAGGCGATGAATAAAGAAAGACAGATGCCACATGCTGTACTTGTCATTGATGATGAGCCGCAAATGCTCAAATTGTTAAGATTGATTCTTGAAACAAAAGGCTATCGGGTTTATGTGGCTGCCAAAGGGGAAGAAGGAATATTGGAAGCAGCTCAGAGAAGGCCTGATCTCATCATCCTTGATTTATTACTTCCAGATATAAGCGGAATCACTGTTATCCAAAGAATAAGGGAATGGAGCCAAGTTCCTATTCTTGTTCTTTCGGCAGTGGATCAGGAAAAAGAGAAAGTCCAGGCTTTGGATAGTGGGGCTGATGACTATTTAACCAAACCTTTTGGAGATGAAGAACTAATGGCCAGAATGAGAGTGTTGTTCCGAAGGCTACAACCTCAAGAATGCCTGCAAGTTTTTCGGACTGATGGCTTGGAAGTCGATCTTGTCCACAGGCGGGTCTTTTTTAACAAAAAAGAGGTTCATTTGACGGCTACGGAATATAGCATCTTAAGACTACTGATCCGTCATGCCGGCAAGGTGTTGACCCACCGGCAGATTTTGCAGGAAATATGGGGGCCTCATTCAGTTGAGCAGATCCATTATCTGCGAGTGTATATGGCCAGGCTAAGAGAAAAGATAGAGGAAAATTCTGTGCAGCCAAAATTACTCCTCACAGAGCCTGGAATCGGGTATCGGCTGATGATTTTAGATCCAGCGGATACCGCATCAAAATAA